In Anaerolineae bacterium, the genomic window CACGGTGAATCCACGGCCAACGCCGAAGGCCGTCACCAGGGCCAGATGGACTTTCCCCTGACCGAGCGGGGCCGGGCGCAGGCCCAGGCCCTCGCCCGGCGATGGCTACGCGAAGGGCGGCGCTACCACGCCCTCATCGCCAGCCCCCTCAGCCGCGCCTTGCAAACCGCCCAAATCCTCGCCGAC contains:
- a CDS encoding histidine phosphatase family protein, encoding MSEAYFVTLVRHGESTANAEGRHQGQMDFPLTERGRAQAQALARRWLREGRRYHALIASPLSRALQTAQILAD